Proteins encoded together in one Candidatus Desulfarcum epimagneticum window:
- the rd gene encoding Rubredoxin-2 yields the protein MAEPEQMYQCQTVNCGYIYNPDKGDRKGKIPKGTLFDDLPDDWKCPVCGAGKKMFRPLAGPGSTAG from the coding sequence ATGGCCGAGCCTGAACAGATGTATCAATGTCAGACTGTGAACTGCGGATATATATACAATCCCGACAAGGGCGACCGGAAGGGAAAGATCCCCAAAGGAACCCTGTTCGACGATTTGCCCGATGACTGGAAATGCCCGGTGTGCGGCGCCGGGAAAAAGATGTTTCGGCCCCTGGCGGGTCCGGGCTCAACGGCGGGATAG